From Ictidomys tridecemlineatus isolate mIctTri1 chromosome 2, mIctTri1.hap1, whole genome shotgun sequence, the proteins below share one genomic window:
- the Ccdc194 gene encoding coiled-coil domain-containing protein 194, with protein MAEPGPEPGRAWRVLALCGVAVFLAAAAAGGALVAWNLAASAARGPRCPEPGFNATAPPQGPAPEVEELRRRLAEANQREDTLARQLEQAEGVRREMEEALRACENRQSRLQTQLKTLKTEVEEAKAQGTQMGVENGELTEALARWEAVATESAQRLDEVLRRASAAEAEGEACAAREAALRERVITLEAELGPPRRGSRPRPRSGSRSRASPRSRSRPGPTKGCRRPPRREG; from the exons ATGGCCGAACCGGGGCCGGAGCCCGGGCGCGCGTGGCGGGTGCTGGCCCTGTGCGGGGTCGCCGTGTTcttggcggcggcggcggccggtGGGGCCCTGGTAGCGTGGAATCTGGCCGCCTCCGCTGCCCGGGGGCCCCGCTGCCCGGAGCCGGGATTCAACGCCACAGCGCCGCCCCAGGGCCCCGCGCCCGAAGTGGAGGAGCTGCGGCGCCGGCTGGCAGAGGCCAACCAGCGCGAGGACACCCTGGCCAGGCAGCTGGAGCAGGCGGAGGGTGTCCGCCGCGAGATGGAGGAGGCTCTCAGGGCCTGCGAGAACCGGCAG AGCCGGCTTCAGACGCAGCTAAAGAcactgaagactgaggtggaagaAGCCAAAGCTCAGGGAACCCAGATGGGGGTCGAGAACGGGGAGCTGACAG AAGCCCTGGCGCGCTGGGAGGCGGTGGCCACGGAGTCTGCGCAGCGGTTGGACGAGGTGCTGCGGCGCGCAAGCGCGGCCGAAGCTGAAGGCGAAGCCTGCGCTGCCCGCGAGGCGGCCCTGCGCGAGCGCGT TATCACTCTGGAAGCCGAGTTGGGTCCCCCGCGCAGAGGGTCGCGCCCCCGACCCCGCTCAGGGTCCCGATCCAGGGCCAGCCCCCGCTCGCGCTCTCGCCCCGGGCCGACCAAGGGTTGCCGGCGGCCGCCGCGGCGAGAAGGATGA